From a single Bacillus gobiensis genomic region:
- a CDS encoding flagellar basal body-associated FliL family protein — MNKKLVNVSVIVIVAIAALCTAAFLVLKSSLIEDSNKEPTIDEVLEASVDINDVITNLQGDSIVRISLKLETDSKKAKEKDSTIELLANLKADEIEGAKGKVAFKNKLKEKVNAYMREGQITKVYITSFNLQ; from the coding sequence AGAAATTGGTAAACGTTAGCGTGATCGTCATAGTAGCTATTGCAGCATTATGCACCGCGGCATTTTTGGTTCTGAAAAGCAGTTTAATCGAGGATTCGAACAAGGAACCGACGATTGACGAAGTACTGGAAGCCTCTGTCGATATCAATGATGTCATCACGAATTTACAGGGTGATTCTATCGTACGCATCTCGCTAAAATTAGAAACAGATTCAAAAAAAGCGAAAGAAAAGGACAGTACAATTGAGCTTCTTGCCAATCTGAAGGCTGATGAGATTGAAGGTGCAAAAGGGAAGGTCGCATTCAAAAATAAGCTGAAAGAAAAAGTGAATGCATATATGCGAGAAGGACAGATAACAAAGGTGTATATAACCTCCTTTAATCTTCAATAA
- the fliM gene encoding flagellar motor switch protein FliM produces the protein MAGEVLSQNEIDALLSAISTGEMDADELKKEDTAKKVKTYDFKRALRFSKDQIRSLTRIHENFSRLLTTYFSAQLRTYINISVGSVDQVPYEEFIRSIPSLTILNLFEVRPLEGKIMMEVNPTIAYTMMDRVMGGTGMGGSKKDSLTEIETKIISNLCENSLVNYREAWEQVAEINPEMTGFEVNPQFVQMVSPNETVVVISLNAQIGNISGVINLCIPHVVLEPIIPKLSMHYWMQSERIEPKPEETHSLKKQIMDAHVPVVAQLGTSELTIEEFLNLEIGDCITLDQSVTEPLTVKVGERPKFFGQAGRVNRKVAIQILDHDIRGEKIGT, from the coding sequence ATGGCAGGGGAAGTATTGTCCCAAAATGAAATTGATGCACTTTTGTCTGCGATATCAACTGGTGAAATGGATGCAGATGAACTAAAAAAAGAAGATACAGCAAAAAAGGTGAAAACATATGATTTTAAACGGGCTCTTCGATTTTCAAAGGATCAGATTCGAAGCTTAACCCGAATACACGAAAATTTTTCCCGGCTGCTCACGACATACTTTTCAGCTCAGCTTAGAACATACATAAATATTTCGGTCGGCTCTGTCGATCAAGTGCCTTATGAAGAATTTATTCGAAGCATTCCCAGTTTGACGATCTTAAATTTGTTTGAGGTTCGTCCGCTAGAAGGGAAAATCATGATGGAGGTTAATCCAACGATCGCCTATACGATGATGGACCGGGTCATGGGCGGAACCGGAATGGGCGGAAGTAAAAAAGATAGTTTAACAGAAATAGAGACAAAAATTATCTCGAATCTTTGTGAAAATTCGTTGGTTAATTATCGGGAAGCATGGGAACAGGTTGCCGAAATCAACCCCGAGATGACAGGGTTTGAAGTAAATCCTCAATTTGTTCAGATGGTATCTCCAAATGAAACGGTTGTTGTCATCTCACTCAATGCTCAAATTGGCAACATCAGCGGAGTGATCAACCTCTGCATCCCTCACGTGGTTTTGGAGCCGATTATACCTAAACTGTCCATGCATTATTGGATGCAATCCGAGCGAATTGAACCGAAGCCGGAAGAAACACACTCACTTAAAAAACAGATTATGGATGCTCACGTTCCTGTCGTCGCTCAACTAGGGACATCAGAATTAACGATTGAAGAATTTCTAAATCTTGAAATTGGAGATTGCATTACACTTGATCAATCCGTTACAGAGCCTCTCACTGTGAAGGTCGGTGAAAGACCAAAGTTTTTTGGACAAGCCGGCCGGGTGAATCGAAAAGTAGCCATTCAAATATTAGATCACGACATAAGAGGTGAAAAAATTGGAACATAA
- the fliY gene encoding flagellar motor switch phosphatase FliY, which translates to MEHNSLSQDEIDSLLNGTSSLEGYEELSPIEQDAIGEIGNISFGSSATALSTLLNQKVEITTPHVSIVLKSKLNEEFPHPYVAIEVNYTEGFTGSNLLVIKQSDASIIADLMMGGDGNNSDVPLDDIHLSAVQEAMNQMMGSAATSMSTVFKKRVDISPPRLNLLDVNQGEGTETIPGEEKLVKVSFRLTVGKLIDSNIMQVSPITFAKEFINELIEPANNNDDHSSECVSKPEPVLHPENEPKAVHSKPASSLQKEKKSSGQSVSPVEFSAFEDRTHEGTSKTNNLDMLLDIPLSVTVELGKTKKSVKEILELSAGSIIELDTLAGEPVDILVNQRIVAKGEVVVIDENFGVRVTDILSQKERIHKLK; encoded by the coding sequence TTGGAACATAATTCGTTATCTCAGGATGAAATTGATTCATTGCTCAATGGCACGAGCAGTTTAGAAGGTTATGAAGAATTGTCACCGATCGAGCAGGACGCCATCGGAGAAATCGGAAATATTTCATTCGGCAGTTCAGCCACCGCCTTATCAACACTGTTGAACCAGAAAGTGGAAATTACAACTCCTCATGTTTCGATTGTCCTAAAAAGCAAATTGAATGAGGAATTTCCCCATCCTTATGTAGCGATTGAAGTAAACTACACCGAAGGCTTCACCGGCAGCAATTTGTTAGTCATCAAGCAATCGGACGCTTCAATCATTGCCGATTTGATGATGGGTGGTGACGGAAACAATTCAGATGTTCCGTTGGATGATATTCATTTAAGCGCTGTTCAGGAAGCGATGAACCAGATGATGGGTTCAGCTGCTACATCCATGTCAACGGTTTTTAAAAAACGAGTTGACATCTCGCCACCACGTTTGAACTTACTCGATGTTAACCAGGGCGAGGGAACCGAAACCATTCCTGGAGAAGAAAAGCTGGTTAAAGTATCATTCAGGTTAACAGTTGGAAAGTTAATCGATTCAAACATCATGCAGGTGTCGCCGATCACGTTTGCTAAAGAATTTATCAATGAATTAATTGAACCTGCAAATAATAATGATGATCATTCCTCTGAATGTGTTTCTAAACCGGAGCCAGTTTTACACCCAGAGAATGAGCCGAAAGCAGTCCATTCGAAGCCGGCATCTTCTCTTCAAAAAGAGAAAAAATCGTCCGGACAGAGCGTGTCTCCAGTCGAATTTTCCGCTTTTGAAGATCGGACCCATGAAGGAACAAGCAAGACTAATAACCTGGATATGCTGTTGGATATTCCTTTATCAGTTACCGTGGAGCTTGGAAAGACTAAAAAAAGTGTAAAAGAAATATTAGAGCTTTCAGCAGGAAGCATTATCGAGCTTGATACGCTGGCCGGGGAGCCAGTTGACATTTTGGTTAATCAACGGATTGTAGCTAAAGGCGAAGTAGTCGTCATCGATGAAAATTTCGGAGTAAGAGTGACCGATATATTAAGCCAAAAAGAAAGAATCCATAAATTGAAATAA
- a CDS encoding response regulator: protein MAYKVLIVDDAAFMRMMIKDILVKNGFEVVGEAADGVQAVDKYKELSPDLVTMDITMPEMDGIAALKEIKQINPQAKVIMCSAMGQQAMVIDAIQAGAKDFIVKPFQADRVLEAINKTLS, encoded by the coding sequence ATGGCATATAAAGTTTTAATCGTAGATGATGCAGCTTTTATGAGAATGATGATTAAAGACATTTTAGTGAAAAACGGCTTTGAAGTAGTAGGCGAGGCTGCGGACGGTGTACAAGCAGTAGATAAATATAAAGAATTATCGCCCGATCTTGTGACGATGGACATCACCATGCCTGAAATGGACGGAATAGCAGCTTTGAAAGAAATTAAACAAATTAATCCACAGGCCAAAGTGATTATGTGCTCAGCAATGGGGCAGCAGGCGATGGTAATTGACGCCATCCAAGCCGGAGCAAAGGATTTTATTGTGAAACCATTTCAAGCCGACCGGGTGCTCGAAGCGATTAATAAAACGTTAAGTTAG
- the fliZ gene encoding flagella biosynthesis regulatory protein FliZ, producing MSISFIVCLLFAYHASPVSAAETGDATVDEWFQQQDEDKVKPVENRKEEKQSPPVKQPSASVSAMDFFRMIGALLFVIFLIYAVIKLLNKRNKMIRPFQYIENLGGTSLGQNRSVQLIKVGERVMVVGVGESIQLLKEIENEEERKVILAQHEETVNRKIELPKWLDQVKSSHKKVSEPKSSFADSLKKELKELKNLRKEGIKKGTHHNE from the coding sequence ATGTCAATCAGCTTTATCGTTTGTCTTCTATTCGCTTATCATGCATCTCCAGTTTCAGCTGCAGAAACTGGAGACGCCACTGTTGATGAATGGTTTCAGCAGCAAGATGAAGATAAGGTAAAACCGGTAGAAAACCGTAAGGAAGAAAAACAGAGCCCGCCTGTGAAACAACCGTCTGCTTCCGTATCAGCAATGGATTTTTTCCGAATGATTGGGGCTTTGCTTTTTGTTATCTTTCTTATTTATGCGGTCATTAAGCTGTTGAACAAACGGAACAAGATGATTCGGCCCTTTCAATATATTGAAAACCTCGGGGGAACCTCTCTCGGACAGAATCGATCGGTCCAGCTTATCAAAGTAGGAGAGAGAGTTATGGTTGTCGGCGTCGGGGAATCTATTCAATTATTAAAGGAAATTGAAAATGAAGAAGAACGAAAAGTTATTCTGGCTCAGCATGAGGAAACAGTCAATCGAAAAATTGAGTTGCCAAAATGGCTGGACCAGGTGAAAAGCAGTCATAAAAAAGTTTCTGAGCCAAAGAGCTCATTTGCAGATTCTCTAAAAAAGGAACTTAAGGAATTAAAGAATTTGCGTAAAGAAGGAATAAAGAAAGGCACGCATCACAATGAATGA
- the fliP gene encoding flagellar type III secretion system pore protein FliP (The bacterial flagellar biogenesis protein FliP forms a type III secretion system (T3SS)-type pore required for flagellar assembly.) gives MNEFINLFNSSDPEQVSTSVKLLLLLTVLSVAPGILILMTCFTSIVIVLSFVRTSLATQSMPPNQVLLGLALFMTFFIMAPTFSDINDQALTPLLNNEIGLEEAYGKAEMPIKEFMSKHTRQKDLALFMNYANMEQPESLEDIPLTTMVPAYAISELKTAFQIGFMVFIPFLIIDMVVASVLMAMGMMMLPPVIISLPFKILLFVLVDGWYLIVKSLLQSY, from the coding sequence ATGAATGAATTTATTAATCTTTTTAATTCGAGTGATCCGGAACAAGTAAGCACATCAGTCAAGCTTCTGCTGCTTTTGACGGTTTTATCCGTAGCGCCCGGGATCTTAATTTTAATGACATGTTTCACGAGTATTGTAATCGTATTGTCATTTGTCAGAACATCACTGGCTACCCAATCGATGCCGCCCAACCAAGTATTGCTCGGGCTTGCACTGTTTATGACTTTCTTTATCATGGCTCCTACGTTTTCAGACATAAACGATCAAGCGTTAACGCCGTTATTGAATAATGAAATTGGCCTGGAAGAAGCCTATGGAAAGGCGGAAATGCCAATAAAAGAGTTTATGAGCAAGCATACGAGACAAAAGGATCTCGCCCTGTTTATGAATTATGCAAACATGGAACAGCCAGAGTCACTGGAAGACATCCCGCTAACAACGATGGTTCCTGCCTATGCCATTTCAGAGCTGAAAACTGCTTTTCAAATCGGTTTTATGGTCTTTATTCCTTTTTTAATCATTGATATGGTAGTTGCCAGCGTCCTTATGGCAATGGGGATGATGATGCTGCCGCCGGTAATCATTTCGCTTCCTTTTAAAATCCTTTTATTTGTTTTGGTAGACGGCTGGTATTTAATTGTGAAGTCATTATTACAAAGCTATTAG
- the fliQ gene encoding flagellar biosynthesis protein FliQ gives MSSEFVISIAEKAVYITLLISGPALGLALVVGLAVSIFQATTQIQEQTLAFIPKIVAVLIGLVVFGPWMLSTILSFTTELFSNLNQFVR, from the coding sequence TTGAGTTCAGAATTTGTTATTTCTATCGCGGAAAAAGCAGTGTATATCACATTGCTGATCAGTGGCCCGGCTCTTGGTCTCGCTTTAGTTGTCGGGTTAGCGGTCAGCATTTTTCAGGCTACTACCCAGATCCAGGAGCAGACCCTTGCGTTCATACCAAAAATCGTCGCCGTATTAATCGGATTGGTGGTTTTCGGCCCTTGGATGCTTTCAACTATTCTATCGTTTACAACTGAACTTTTTTCTAATTTGAATCAATTTGTCAGGTAA
- the fliR gene encoding flagellar biosynthetic protein FliR translates to MGSFIDYFPAFLLVFIRITAFFVTLPLFSYRTIPAVHKVGFAFFLGVVSFSTLNDPPILKVDGYYFLLLGKEILVGLLLGLIAYIMLSAVQIAGSFIDFQMGFAVANVIDPQTGAQNPLVSHFLYTMALMFMLSINAHHMLLDGVFYSYQYIPVDQLISFSGEGLAEFIMTRFNQMFVISFQMSAPIVASLFLVDLALGIVARTVPQLNVFVVGLPLKIAVSFIMLIVCMGVLFYSVQLLFEQIIRTMRDLLTLFGGIS, encoded by the coding sequence ATGGGATCATTTATCGATTATTTTCCGGCTTTTTTGCTTGTTTTTATAAGAATCACAGCTTTCTTTGTTACTTTGCCTCTATTTTCATATCGAACGATACCTGCCGTTCATAAAGTAGGATTTGCCTTTTTTTTAGGAGTTGTCAGCTTCAGTACGTTGAATGATCCTCCTATATTAAAGGTTGATGGCTATTATTTTCTTTTACTTGGAAAAGAGATATTGGTTGGCTTACTTCTGGGGTTAATTGCATATATTATGCTTTCTGCCGTTCAAATCGCAGGTTCATTTATTGATTTTCAAATGGGCTTTGCGGTAGCGAACGTAATTGATCCGCAAACGGGGGCACAGAACCCTCTTGTCAGTCATTTTTTGTACACGATGGCTCTGATGTTTATGCTGAGCATTAATGCGCATCACATGCTGCTTGATGGTGTTTTTTACAGCTATCAGTACATACCTGTCGATCAGTTGATTTCTTTTTCCGGCGAAGGCCTGGCCGAATTTATCATGACGCGTTTCAATCAAATGTTTGTTATTTCATTTCAAATGTCAGCTCCTATCGTTGCCAGCTTGTTTCTTGTTGATCTGGCTCTAGGCATTGTGGCAAGAACTGTTCCGCAGCTGAACGTGTTTGTCGTCGGCCTGCCGTTAAAGATTGCTGTCAGCTTTATCATGTTGATTGTGTGTATGGGTGTATTATTCTATTCCGTTCAATTGCTGTTTGAGCAAATCATTCGGACAATGAGGGATTTATTGACGCTCTTTGGAGGAATATCATGA
- the flhB gene encoding flagellar biosynthesis protein FlhB, translating into MMIRLDLQYFAGEKTEKATPKKQQESRKKGQVAKSSDVNTAFLIIFLFLSLTLVGPFMRDRLIALIKSFYTEKLLFSLSLNNVKQLFIDMVTESALLLLPILGIAFLAGMAGNIMQVGFLFSTEAVKPDLKKIDPISGFKRVYSLRAIVELLKSILKIAIIGVVTFSVIWVHFGEIIRLPLLTAEEALSLLGKLTLYMGLFAGVALAFLALLDYLYQKYDFEKNIRMSKQDIKDEYKKTEGDPLIKSKIKQRQKEMTMRRMMQEVPKADVIITNPTHYAVAVKYDESKRDAPFVIAKGVDSIALKIRQIASEHDVMTVENRPLARALYDQVELDHIVPEQFFKAIAEILAYVYRIKKK; encoded by the coding sequence ATCATGATCCGATTGGATTTGCAATATTTTGCAGGTGAGAAAACCGAAAAAGCGACCCCGAAGAAGCAGCAGGAATCTAGAAAAAAGGGGCAAGTTGCCAAGAGTTCAGATGTGAACACTGCATTTTTGATCATTTTTCTCTTTTTGTCTTTAACCCTTGTCGGACCGTTTATGAGAGATCGGCTCATCGCATTAATCAAAAGCTTTTACACAGAAAAATTATTGTTTTCTCTTTCTTTGAACAATGTAAAACAATTATTTATCGATATGGTGACAGAGAGTGCATTGCTTCTTTTGCCGATTTTGGGCATCGCCTTTCTCGCTGGAATGGCCGGCAACATCATGCAAGTCGGGTTTCTGTTCTCAACTGAAGCGGTAAAACCGGACTTAAAAAAAATTGATCCGATCAGCGGATTTAAACGAGTTTACAGTTTACGGGCGATTGTTGAGTTATTGAAGTCGATCTTAAAAATTGCGATTATCGGTGTTGTTACATTCTCAGTCATTTGGGTTCATTTCGGTGAAATCATTCGGCTGCCCCTATTAACAGCTGAAGAGGCGCTTTCATTGCTTGGTAAATTAACATTGTATATGGGCCTTTTTGCAGGTGTTGCTCTAGCTTTTCTAGCTTTATTGGATTATTTGTATCAAAAATATGATTTTGAAAAAAATATCAGGATGTCCAAACAGGATATCAAAGACGAGTATAAAAAAACGGAGGGTGACCCTCTCATAAAATCCAAAATCAAGCAAAGGCAAAAAGAAATGACGATGAGAAGAATGATGCAAGAGGTGCCAAAAGCTGATGTCATCATTACAAATCCAACGCATTATGCCGTAGCTGTAAAATACGATGAATCCAAGAGGGATGCGCCTTTCGTAATAGCAAAGGGAGTTGACTCAATAGCCCTTAAGATTCGCCAAATCGCTAGTGAGCACGATGTAATGACAGTCGAGAATCGGCCGTTAGCCCGTGCGTTATACGATCAAGTAGAGCTTGACCATATTGTTCCCGAGCAATTTTTTAAAGCAATCGCTGAAATCCTCGCATACGTCTACAGGATCAAGAAAAAATAA